The Lonchura striata isolate bLonStr1 chromosome 9, bLonStr1.mat, whole genome shotgun sequence region TTTTATTCTCTCCTCTCCAAGTACTATGTGAATTGAGTTTTCACAGAGAAGAGAGGTGACAGACTTCAAAGACCAAGGCTACTGCATCAGAATTACTTCTATAAGAAGGAGGAAGTcaattcaattaatttttagCATGGTTAGTATCAAGGACTAAGTATAAGACTTTACTGCTTCTAACTAGAGaaaggtttaattttttttttaaggctgtaCCTGTATTTTACAACTCTTTCAGCATACTTCATGTCGGGGGGTGGGGACTCTGGATGTAGCTTTGGAAAAAGCAAGAGTAGTCACAGTAGGTTCTAAAGCCTCTGCCCAAAGGTAACCTTAGGCTTTCAGGCACTTGTCACGTCCAAGCTTTGGCTGCTACTGAAACAGGTACTGTCTTGAACTGAGTACTTCACATTATTTACATGATAAGAGAATTCACTTTAAGTTGTATATAGGGGGTAGGTACAGAGGCCTTAAGGAAACATTAATGAGACTCCCTGGTAATTACACACCAGAGCCCCAGAGCCGTTCCCCTTGACTCTCCACACACTCACCAGACCATGTTCCCTTCCAGTTCACCCCTAGGGTTCCCTTAGCAGGGCCCACACTATCTGGTTCCACAAGGCAGTTTATTCCTGGTGCAGGAACAAATGGAGATGGTCCCTCTGAGGAGCAGCCCATGGCTTTTATACCCTCAcactccctcccctccccctgaTGCCAGTCTACACTTCCTCAGTCTTCTGTTTCCTTCTCCGTGTCCATCCACCTCACCAATCACCAGCTTTCATCTCCTTATCCTAAAGGCTGGCTCCCACCCAGAGCCCAGTCTGTATTTCCCTCTGCAGGCTGAGCCACCTGGAAATGTTCCTCACCAGCCTTGTCCTGCCCTGGTCCTTTACCTCCTCAGTTTCACAGGCACTTCTGTGTGCCATTGGGTTTCTACTAGACTTAGAGAAACTGCACAGTTTAAACACCAGTAAAGTAGACTAGATGGAGGAATGTTTTGCTTTAAGATACTTGTTTGGTATAAATACtgttactgaaaaaaaagaggcCTGTGATTTATTGTAAACAAAAGTatactttttttcccaatgAAAGCAACAGTAATAAAAATGAAGGTTGTGTACAGCAAACCGCACTATTAAACATATTCTCCAGTTAAGATACCCAGTGATGTTGGGCATTATTAAGTAATCTCTGCCCAGATAGCAGTCACTGTCAGATTTTTTTCACAAGAACATGACCACTTTACACTTTTAGTGTATTGCTGGTTACAAATACTTACTTGTTCATAGTTGGAGCACATTAGCAAGTTCAAGACAATAATTAGCATGAGCATAGCATTTCTTAAATGAAAAGGCTGATGTTCACAAAACTATCTTAACCCAAGCTGCATATTACTACATTTGGTATGAAGAAATTACTTTATTGTGGTCTGTATTTCAGTATCATCATTCTAGGAATGCATTTAAGATGGGATACCTAGAGCAGTTAACCTTTCAAATACTCAAACCTTGTTCTTACTTCTGCTGAAAATGAATTAAGGGGCCAGGACACAGAAGTATACAGATGACTGCCATTAAAATCATAGAGACTGAACAACTCTATACCTAAAGCATTTATAAGTTAAACATTCAACAGGTAAGTATTGAATTCAGGTGTATTATGGACATCCAATTCTGCATAGTTATGAACACAGatgtaaatatgaaaaatacaagGGTGCAGATTAAAGGTGGTAAAGTGGTCATGCTTTGTGGAGTGCTAGTATCAGGTGATGTTTGTTTACTCATGACTTGAGTCTTAACAGTGACTCATAGATGCTACTAGAAAAAAAGAATAGTATCACACTGCAGCTCACTTAGTAACAGCAAGGAATGAGCTGAAAATTATCTCATAGGCTCCCATTTGAGCAATATTGCACAATCCTGAACAATCCAGCTTCTGTCCTAAAATTCAGGTCTAGCTCTTGCTTACGTATTGAAGTACAAGTCTGTAGCTAAATGTAGAGGGACAGTTAAGAGGCAAGACTATCCACAAGTATTAATTGTTTCTCATGTCATACAGCAGATTCCTGCACTATGCAGACTTTCATTTTTAACTGGTTGGACACATCTGctattcagtatttttaaaaattgatttttttttactatagcTTAGTCCACAAAGTCCTTGCTTTTCACTGTTTGCTACAGCTTAATTTGGGTTAAAGGTTTCCACTGAAGTCTTTGAAACAGATGCTGGTATTGCTGTAAAACCATATAGATGACTTTAAGAAATAATATTCTAAAATTGTTGGCTCCCACAGGGCTCACCATATAATGACTCAATTAAAAATGTTGAACTACTTAAACATTAAAGATGTAAGCATGAGGTAACAACGTGTAAACAGAATCTGATTTGTCTCATATTACAACCTATCCATTCTAGAATCATTCTAATTTTCCACAGTTAAAAAGTATTTCATGTGCAAATTCTGCCATGCCAAGGTATTAGTAAACTTCAGTCTCACAGTTCAGTTTATTCATAACAGCAGCTTGGATTTGGACACATTACTTATAGTAGTGGTGATTCTTCATAAAActacttaggaaaaaaaatgctctgCAGATATTTCACAAGTGAGCaatgtttttcacagaaatggAAGATGTTCCCTCAGCTGATGTGGTGGCACAGTGAACACTTACATTCTGTTCAAGATCTGACAAAGTGCACAGAACAGTCAAGCATGCAGAGTTCTTGTTTCTGTAACACAGCACTGAACACCAGAAGGACTTCTGGCCTTTGCTTGGTCACTCAGGCATGTTCATTCTTTGAGAAGCCCTGTCCTGTGTTACTGACTGAAGGGCAGGACTGAAAGAACCATTAACAAAATCTGACTAAAGAAATACCTTTTTAAAAAGGTGCAGATTGTTTTTGCCAAATGTCTCAGGCCAACTCTAATGGCAGGCATCACTATTCTCTTCTGCTGGTGGAGAAGCTACGAATCATTTGTATGAGAAATCTTCTTCCACAGTAAAGTTTTTAAGTTATTGAGTATTAAAGAGTGCTCCATTTCCATCTGATTTGCTGTGACTTTAAGAGCAATGCACAAGTACAGCTGTTTCTCTAGTTCTTCATGGATATCAGAAGGAGCACCACGAAGCAGATAGTCTTTAAGGAGCTGACAAGCTTTTGCCAAGTTTGGCTGAATTACTTCAGTGGTACATCTCATTTTGCTTTGGTCACATAATGTTCTACAGTCTGTACCATAAGTGCAGTCCAAATCTGAGTCACACTGACGAtctttaattatttcctttagATTAATTTCTGGCACTATTTTTCTCATGTCCATCATTTTCAAATCATACTTATCATTATATCCCAAATTTTTGGCACTTGTGTCGCACATTAAAAAGTTTCCATAAGGTCCATGGAAAATATCTTCCACAAATTCTAAAAGCCCTATAGCTATTTTTGCCTTCCTTGGCCAGGATGGAGTGAACCACTGGTCCATGCTTCTTCTGAAGCCagagggaatgaggaattctaTAATCCATGGAAGGCTGATTCCATAGAGGGAGGTATATTCAACTCTTTCGGTCACATAGAGATCCCCACAAAAACCCATCAGCTTGGGAGTATGTTCTTTATCCTGCAAGATCACCATTAACAGAAACTCTTCTAGCTGCAGGAGTGCCCATGCAGATTTTGCCTCTGGCAAAGAGACTCTTCCATCTTTGTTTCCATCAGCAAAAGACAGGATGAGATTAACCAGTTCTGAAAGATTTCCTTGTTCACCCAGTTTTGCCTAAAAGCAACAAATGAAAAAGATTAAGTATGACTGTATTAACTACTCCAAATCCATCTGTCACTCCACCTCCTGTTACTCTCCTTCTATGAATAATAGGAATAACTGGGTATATTCTGGTTTTCATTGGTTATGGATGTAACAGGACCAGCCATCAGCTGTCTGCAGAGGTTCCATCGTTGGTCTTAATTGGATCAGTCTTTAGAAAAATTGCATCAAGTACCTTGTTCAATGTTTCTAAGAAAAAGTATGCAGAATTCAAAAGTTTAGATCAGGTTTGGTTTTCAGTTGATTAGACCTTACAAATGTAGAAGAATAATGTTATGAATTACATTTTGTCCAATTATTAAGGGTACCAAGATAAAACTGAGTACAAATCCCATAATTACACTGAAGTgcttagttttgttttttgatgTAACCACTTCCATTGTAGGACTACAGAGAAAAAAGCCATTGCTGGAATCAGAACTGTTCCATTTTCAGCTAGGCAgaccaaattttcccaaattttgcTAGGAACTACCCTAACGCACCTGCTCACCATTGTTAGAGACAAAGCTGGTGTAACGCATGACAACTGACATCAGCCTTGCATCCTGTTTTCTATACCAATACTAGCAAAGTCTATAGACATACAAGATGAATTCCAGCTTCCATCATATCAAAAGGAAAAAGCCCTGATAATTAATTACTTCAGACTTCGAGATAAGCACCTCTGGGAAAAACTATTTTTGTGCTGATCATTTTTCTAGCATATCCTTGAACAAGGCTCATATAACAGGGTGTTCTCTCCAGCTTCAAGAAAACAAGCAGTTCTGTCAAAATAGAATACATTACAATGTACTTACTTTAAAAAGACCATACACCATTTCTTTGAATTTCTCAACAGTGGTTCCTCTTGTTGGTTTATCAAATAGGACTATTTCCTTCCTTGGTTCTGGATCAGTACCAAAGTCAAGTTGAGCAGCGTCTTCCATCTGGCATTTTATAACACTTTGCAGATTTCCCCAGATTCCTAAATAAATCTATGCagaagaagggggaaaaggtATAAAACACAGTAGAAGTCCATCTGAAGACCACCTGTAATCCAACCATTGTTTTAAGAGTCAACACAAATCAGAAAGGAATGCTGTGCAGACAATGAATGTGGCAATTTGAGCAGTGGCAGCTCCAAAGGCAGCCCACTGCTGCAGGTACTTGGGAGATGCTGCGCTGTCCGAACTCACACAGCTTCCCCGACAGCAGACTGGCACCACTGCCACCTGCACAGCTTGTCATGAGGCTGCTGCTTCTGTTGGTGATGCAGGGTAGCAGAGAAGATGTACAGTGTGTGCACAGTCTGGCAAACTGTGGAGGGATTTAGTATATATTGTATATGTTTCCAAAATACATGTAGTATAAAAGAGCCATATACCCCTCTATATACAGGACTAATTTCTATTATTGCATATAGGTGCATAATATGTATATTAATTTGTATTACAGTGTATCTTCTTTGTataggtgtgtgtgtgtgtgtatttatgtgggggcatatatatatatatatatatacacacacgcTCTGCCTGTCATAGCAAATAAAATTTGAGATAATCTGTATTAAACAGATTCAGCTTGCTGACATGAAGGTCTACTTGATGTTCCAGACAGTGACATTTCAGTGTGAAATAATAAAACTACGTTGGATGAGTAAAGCCTTACCTGATTATTAGGCTTTGTTGACaaacattttccaaaatacAATGTTTCTTTAGCACAAAGACTACTGCATGCTGATCCATCAATAACACCAGTCTTGTATTTATCACACTGAAACAAACAAGggaaaaatgtttaataaattGCCTAGCAAAGGAGGCAACAACTGTATCTTTTCCAACACCTGAGTCTTGAAAGAAAACCTaagaaaaaattttaataaCCCTATGCCAAAATATTGTTAAGAGACACAACTGGTTTTATCTGTAACTGAAGTTGTAATCTTACATCAGCATGATGGAACATGAGAATTTGATTAAATCACATGTGGCACAGAGTGAGTTAGTCAAACACTTGAGAAAGCTATACTAAATACACTTACTATTATTTTCCTACAGTCATGTCCTCTGCAGAGTTCTGTGTAGGTGGAGTACTGAACATACATAATCCAGCTGCCAACAAACACTACCAACCAGGAGATGAAGAGATACTTGATCCGCACGTATGACAGACGGACCTAGAGcacacaaagagaaaatattgtTTGTAATTCACTGTGCAGCAGTAAATTTACTATTTCATTTACTAAAAATCATTTACTATTTCATCTCTAAGGAATTTGACTTCCATAGTGATAAAATAAGCAGACTGCATTATATGGAACATTTGCTTCAGTGACCAGAACTGACA contains the following coding sequences:
- the DIPK1A gene encoding divergent protein kinase domain 1A, whose translation is MARRLFPGAWLRKPHSAQVRLSYVRIKYLFISWLVVFVGSWIMYVQYSTYTELCRGHDCRKIICDKYKTGVIDGSACSSLCAKETLYFGKCLSTKPNNQIYLGIWGNLQSVIKCQMEDAAQLDFGTDPEPRKEIVLFDKPTRGTTVEKFKEMVYGLFKAKLGEQGNLSELVNLILSFADGNKDGRVSLPEAKSAWALLQLEEFLLMVILQDKEHTPKLMGFCGDLYVTERVEYTSLYGISLPWIIEFLIPSGFRRSMDQWFTPSWPRKAKIAIGLLEFVEDIFHGPYGNFLMCDTSAKNLGYNDKYDLKMMDMRKIVPEINLKEIIKDRQCDSDLDCTYGTDCRTLCDQSKMRCTTEVIQPNLAKACQLLKDYLLRGAPSDIHEELEKQLYLCIALKVTANQMEMEHSLILNNLKTLLWKKISHTNDS